The genome window CCCATCACCAACAAGATAGCCCGCTACAAGGGCGAGCTCTACGCCATACCCACCTCCATGGGCCTCCTGGGCATATTCTATCACCCGGAGATATTGGAAGCTAACGGCTACAAGCCGGGCGAGGTGCCCCAGACCCTGGAGGAGCTGACGGAGCTGTCCAAGAAGCTGGCCGTCATGGACAAGAACCACAACATCAAGACCATGGGCTTTTTGCCAGGGGAGATGCCTTCGTTTCTGGCGGCCTGGGGCAACGGCCTGTGGGACTACAAGACCGGCCGCCTGACCCTGAACACCGAGGGCAACGTGAAGGCCTTTGAGTATCTGGTGAACCTGAGAGAGTATTACGGCGGCTTTGACAAGGTGGCCAAGTTCGAGGCGGGCCTGGAAAACGCCGGCGGCAACGGGGTCCTCATGCCCTTCTTTGCCCGCAAGATACTCTTTTTGCACACCGGCGCCTGGCATATAGCCCTCATCAATCAGCAGATGAAAAAATACGCCAAGGACTACAAGACCATGCCTACCCCCGCCCCGGTGGGAGGCCACAAATACTACTCCTGGCTGGGCAACTGCTTCCTGGTGATCCCCAAAGGCGCCAACAATCCCAAGGGCGCCTACGAGTTCATCAAATACTGGTCCGGCATCACAGACCCCGACGAGGGAGCCAAGGTGATGCAGCTGGGGGGCTGGCTGCCCTCCTTCCGGGCCGTGAGAGACTCGAAGATATATCAGCAGTGGCTGGACGAAAACCCCACCCAGCGGGCCTTTGTGGACATGATGGAGTCGGACAACATCATCTACTATCCGCCGGTGCCCTATCAGCTGTATATCTTTGACCGCCTCAACTACTACTATGACAAGTGCATCCGGGGCAGGATGAAGCCACGGGAGGCCCTGCAAAAGCTGGAAGAAGACGTGCAGGAAGAGATAGAACGCCGCAAGAAATTCAAGCTGGATTAGCTCCGGCACCGCCGCTCCCCGTGATCCGGGGAGCGGCTCTGAAATACACTCCGTCAAATAACGTCTCGGCCATTCAATATTATGTGGAAAACGCTTTGTCCATAGCGTTGAAGCCTTGCAGCGGCGGAAGCATTATCTGGGTTGACTCTTCGGAACTGCCTGACATTTTTTCTGAATATCAAGTGAATTCATATTATTGACATTAGAGGTGCAATGTGAATAAGAGTGTCGTTTTTGCCATAATGTTAGTTATGGCAATAGTGGTCGGCGCCTTGATAGTATATGGAAAAACCGGCAATACCGGTACATCCGTATTCGGACAGACAGCCATTCAGCCCAAAGCGTCCAAGAACATTACTGCAGCTTCGTCAGATGCCGGAGAGCAGACGAAAAAAAAAGTGAACCTCAGAAAACTCGCCAAAACCGGCATTATCAGCGACATCTACCGCAACAATACTTGTATTGCAGGAACCTCGGAGGAACTGTTTCCTATAAGCGCCGGCAGGAGTGCGGTTTTCCGCACTGTCTGCGAAACGGGACTTGACAAAAACGGGAGTGATATATCGGCGCGCAAAACTCTGTATATTATTCTGCGCGAGAAAGGTCCCGACGGCTTGAAGTATACTGATGAGGTAATAAAAACTCTTGTTAAGAACTATAAGGAGTTTACAGAAGGGGCATTCGATTTTAGTCCGAGGATCATTGATGCCGAAGCATCCGATGACGGTTCTTTTCTGAGACTGCTTTGCGGTTATGAAGGCGAAATTCTGTTATATAATTTCGACCTTGACCAAAAAAACTGGCGGGACAAAGAATCGTTATCAAGCGCTCCCTCGCGTATGCGGGATCATTGGTATCTTGCATCTGAATATAACGTTGGCCTTGTAAAGCAGGTTTATTTTCTTGCCCCGGACATAGTATTTTTATCTACCGACAACGGGATGGAATACGCCTCCAGGGTGCGATTGTTCGATGAAGAGCTGACCGAATACCACAGCATGAGTCCGACAAAGACTGTCAAGAAAAAGCATTTCGGGAATATGTTTTATCAGGGTGTGTATTGGAACAGAGTCGGCGACGAAGTTTTTCTTGAAGTCTTCTGGAAGCTTGAAAAAGGTGCTTTGCAAGACGGTACTCCTGTTTATGGCAGTTGGCGGCTGAAAGACGATCCTTTTCTTCCGGACAAGAAGCCCGTTCCCGCTCAAAAGGACTGGGAAGGCTGGCACAAGCTGGAAAGATAACAGAAACGGCAATACAGACACGCTCCCCGCAGCCGCGGGGAGCGGCCTTTTTGCGCCTTCGGAGCGCCTGCCCGGCGCGTCCGCCTTGCCCCCGCGTCATCTCGGCCCAAACTTCGGGGGCCCCGCAAAATCGAAGATTTTGTGGGGTGAGAAATCGCATTATATGTAATGCGTTAGCATTACGCGATTTGGGGTAAGAGATCTGCGGAGGGTCCGCCTGCCCGTTCCTTACTCCGGCTTTGCCGGAGCGGGCAGGTGGAAGGGGCCGCACAAGCGGGGTAAGGATAATCCCAGTCGTCGATGCCCCGGAGGACCCTGATCCTGAGCCCCCGGCGGTGGGCTTTATTCCTTGCCCGAAGTCTGTCCTTTCATTACAGGAGATTTCTTACCGCCTCTTGCAGAGGCGCCGAAATGACGTTATGATTGACTGCAGGGTCGAGGCCCGGCGCCGATGTGACGCGGGAGAGCGGCTGCGGCTCTCCGGAAACAAAGCGGTCTTTTTTTTCGTCAAAACAAGACAGAGCACCAGGCTGCGAATCAAATCGATATAACAAACAAAGAATGCGCTGGCGTAACTCTTAGAAATACAGACATGAACCACTTCAATCGCTTCAACCGGCTGATCCGAAGAATAGAGCAGATGACCGTCGTCCGCGCCGTGCGGAACGCTCTGGTCAACATGATCCCGGTGCTGACCATAGGCGCCTTTGCCCTGATCCTGCTGACCCTGCCGGTCCCTGCCTATCAGAGATTTCTCGAGACCGATGCGGGCGGCCTGTTTTTCCGCTTTCTCCGGCTGGTGTACAGCGGCACCTTCGGCGTCCTCTCCGTCTATATCACCATACTGATATCTTACGCCTACGTCAGGCTGCGGGCTGACAAGCACGGCAGCGTGGTAGGCGCCATACTGGCCGCCGTCATATGCTTTGCCATCCTGGCCGGGGCGTATCTGCCTGACTTCAGCATAGATTATCTGGGACCCAAGTCCATGTTTCTGGCGCTCCTGACCGGCCTGGGGGCCTCGTCCCTGTGCCACTGGCTGTATCGGAAGCTGCGGCGTGACAGCCCCCGGGTCCTCACGGTGGGCGCGGACCTGGAGTTTACCAGGGCGCTCTCCACGCTGGCGCCCATTGCTATCACGGTGGTGGTGTTCGCGACGCTGAACGGCCTTATCATCCGCCTGGCCCACGTGGACTCCTTCCTCCACGGACTCAATTCTCTCTTCAACTGGGCCTTCTCCTTCGGAGAGGTGGGCTTTTTCAAGGGCTTGTGCATGGTGCTGCTGTCCTCTCTGCTCTGGTTTTTCGGCATCCACGGCAGCGACACCCTGGAGGGCGTCATGCAGACCTACTTTACCCCGGGACTGGCGGCCAACCAGGCCGCCGTGGCAGCGGGAGGAGAGCCGCAGGTCATCCTGACCAAGGGCTTCTTTGACCTCTTTGTCCTGATGGGCGGCTGCGGCGCCACCATATGCCTGCTCATCGCCATCACCCTGTTTTCCCGGAGCCGCGCGAGAAAAAGGCTGGGCCTCTACGCAGCCCTGCCCATGATATTCAACATCAACGAGATGATGGTCTTCGGTCTGCCCATCATTCTCAATCCCGTGATGTTTGTGCCCTTTATCACGGTGCCCCTGGTGTGCTTTACCGCCACCTATGTGGCCATATACTGCGGCTTTGTCCCCATGATCACCTCGGAGGTGGAGTGGACGACCCCGGTGCTGCTGGGCGGCTACTACGCCACCGGCAGCATAGCCGGCAGCCTGCTGCAGCTATTCAACATCCTGCTGGGCGTGCTGATCTATCTGCCCTTTGTCAAGATCCTCGACCACCAGTCCGAGGCGCGCCTGAGGCACGAATACGACTCCTTTGTGAGATTTTTCAAGGCCAACGAGCAGACCCTGACCTCGGTCCGGCTGACGGACATGAACAACGTCTATGGCGACCTGGCCAAGGAGCTCTGCGCGGAAATGCAGGGCAGCATCGGCAGCAGCATCGTCATGGGCTACCAGCCTCAGTACAACTATGAGGGCAAGTGCGTCGGCGCGGAGTCGCTGCTGCGGTGGCAGCATCCCGTGCTGGGAGTGCTCTATCCGCCGCTGGTGATCCGGCTGGCGGAGGAAGGCGGCTTTCTCCCCGAGCTGGAAGAGGCGGTCCTGTCCCGCATACTGGAGGAACACCCGGCAGCCCTCAAACGCTTTGGCGAGGACGCCAAGATATCCTTCAACATCACGGGCAAGACCGTCGTCGAGCCCCGGTTTTTGCAGTATTGCGCCCAGATGGACGAAAAATACGGCTTCAGGGGCAAGAACCTCTGCCTGGAGGTCACGGAGCAGGCGGCCCTCTCCTTCGGAGAACACACGGTCAGGGCCCTGCGCACCCTGCACGGCATGGGTCTGATGCTGGCAGTGGACGACTTTTCCATGGGCCAGACCTCCATCCACTATCTGAAGGACAACCTTTTCGACCTCATCAAGCTGGACGGCTCTCTGGTCAGGGGGCTCTACACCCACCAGAACAACCGGGAGATCATCTCCTCCATTGTCCGGCTGGCCACTACCCTGGGCCTGGCGGTCCTGGCGGAATTCGTGGAGACCGAGGACCAGCGGGATACCCTGCACGGCTTGGGCTGCGACCTGTATCAGGGATATCTGTATTCTCCGGCCGTGTTTTTGGAGGACGACCGCCCGTAAGCCCTGCGGCGAAACAGCAAACTTTGTGTCGGACAAGGTTTGCTTTTTTTATGCCGGGCGGGGCCTTGTTGACAAAGCCCGCCGCCTTGTGCTTTAATAAAATTATAATATGCCGTTTTTCGGCAGGACGATAATGACATAGCGCCGCGGCTTTCTCCGCGGCAATAAAAAAGAGAGGCAGGAATATGGACCGGAAACATATGGATACGAAACAGAAAGTGATCATTGCGGCAGCCGTCGTGCTGGTATTTGCCTTGGGCGCCGGAGCCGGCGCCTGGCTGACCTCCCGCCGTTCGGCGCCCACCGGTATGGCCGGGGCCATGGGCGGCTACGGTATGGGCGGCGGCATGGGTTCCGGCGGTGGAATGCCCTCCGGCGGCTTTGGAGGCGGTATGTCCGGCGGTTCCGGCGCGCCCAGAATGGGCAGCGGCGCAGGCGGCTTCGGGGGAGGTATGCCCCGGGGCGGCTCAGGCGGCGGCTTTGGCGGGGGTATGCCCGGCGGTTCCGGCGCTCCCCGTATGGGCGGCGGCATGGGTTCCGGCGGTGGAATGCCCTCCGGCGGCTTTGGAGGCGGTATGTCCGGCGGTTCCGGCGCTCCCCGTATGGGCGGCGGCATGGGTTCCGGCGGTGGAATGCCTTCCGGCGGCTTTGCCATGGGGCCCGGCATGGGCTTTGGCGGTCCCGGCGGCGGGGCAGACCGGCCTTCGTCAGGCAAGAAGAATACTCCCGGAGCAAAGGGCTCCGGCGGAAATAAAGGGGCTGCGCCTTCCGGCGCCGCAGGCAAGTCTTCGGGCGGTCCCGGGGGCAGTATGCCTGCGGGCGGTTTTGGCGGCGGTATGCCCGGCGGTTTTGCCATGGGGCCCGAGGGCTCCGGCTTTGGCGGCTTTGGCATGATGCCCGGCATGGGCTTTGGCGGTCCCGGCGGCTCGGCCATGACGCCTCCCTTGCCTCCCGCTCTGGCCAAGAGCGCTGCCAAACAGGGCGGCAAGCCTGCAGCGGCAGCCGGGGCGAAGAAGGCT of Abditibacteriota bacterium contains these proteins:
- a CDS encoding extracellular solute-binding protein, with the translated sequence PITNKIARYKGELYAIPTSMGLLGIFYHPEILEANGYKPGEVPQTLEELTELSKKLAVMDKNHNIKTMGFLPGEMPSFLAAWGNGLWDYKTGRLTLNTEGNVKAFEYLVNLREYYGGFDKVAKFEAGLENAGGNGVLMPFFARKILFLHTGAWHIALINQQMKKYAKDYKTMPTPAPVGGHKYYSWLGNCFLVIPKGANNPKGAYEFIKYWSGITDPDEGAKVMQLGGWLPSFRAVRDSKIYQQWLDENPTQRAFVDMMESDNIIYYPPVPYQLYIFDRLNYYYDKCIRGRMKPREALQKLEEDVQEEIERRKKFKLD
- a CDS encoding PTS sugar transporter subunit IIC/EAL domain-containing protein — encoded protein: MNHFNRFNRLIRRIEQMTVVRAVRNALVNMIPVLTIGAFALILLTLPVPAYQRFLETDAGGLFFRFLRLVYSGTFGVLSVYITILISYAYVRLRADKHGSVVGAILAAVICFAILAGAYLPDFSIDYLGPKSMFLALLTGLGASSLCHWLYRKLRRDSPRVLTVGADLEFTRALSTLAPIAITVVVFATLNGLIIRLAHVDSFLHGLNSLFNWAFSFGEVGFFKGLCMVLLSSLLWFFGIHGSDTLEGVMQTYFTPGLAANQAAVAAGGEPQVILTKGFFDLFVLMGGCGATICLLIAITLFSRSRARKRLGLYAALPMIFNINEMMVFGLPIILNPVMFVPFITVPLVCFTATYVAIYCGFVPMITSEVEWTTPVLLGGYYATGSIAGSLLQLFNILLGVLIYLPFVKILDHQSEARLRHEYDSFVRFFKANEQTLTSVRLTDMNNVYGDLAKELCAEMQGSIGSSIVMGYQPQYNYEGKCVGAESLLRWQHPVLGVLYPPLVIRLAEEGGFLPELEEAVLSRILEEHPAALKRFGEDAKISFNITGKTVVEPRFLQYCAQMDEKYGFRGKNLCLEVTEQAALSFGEHTVRALRTLHGMGLMLAVDDFSMGQTSIHYLKDNLFDLIKLDGSLVRGLYTHQNNREIISSIVRLATTLGLAVLAEFVETEDQRDTLHGLGCDLYQGYLYSPAVFLEDDRP